In one Lolium rigidum isolate FL_2022 chromosome 3, APGP_CSIRO_Lrig_0.1, whole genome shotgun sequence genomic region, the following are encoded:
- the LOC124696566 gene encoding phospholipase A1 EG1, chloroplastic/mitochondrial-like, with amino-acid sequence MAAAKLAVAPSSPTKRLRACMPPVAATSTTHVTLRLSSNLQHKPAATTVAVPTAALAPVDGRSDVHAAACSWQEVHGADDWRGLVEPLHPLLRAELVRYGELVAACYRAFDLDPRSKRYLNCKHGKKQILRAVGMADAGYEVTRYIYAAPDVTLPMGISRPCSKSRWIGYVAVASDKEARRLGRRDILVSFRGTVTCSEWLANFMSALAPARFDPADPRPNVRVESGFLSLYTSDNDAGKFTSGSCRNQLLSEISRLIADHKHEDISITLAGHSMGSSLALLLGYDLAELGMNRGGHGGAIIPITVFSFGGPRVGNLEFKHRCDELGVKVLRVANANDPVTKMPGILFNEAARVLGGRYEMPWSKACYAHVGVEVALDFFKAGDVACVHDLEVYINQLLNFPKDAAVATASPAKRGEDEMMSGMLESVFESWRWKIAVIRTGEWLRMLGI; translated from the coding sequence ATGGCGGCGGCGAAGCTTGCCGTGGCACCGAGCTCGCctacgaagcgcctccgcgcctgcaTGCCGCCTGTGGCAGCGACCTCCACCACGCATGTCACACTGCGCCTTAGCAGCAACCTTCAGCACAAGCCTGCAGCGACGACGGTGGCCGTACCCACTGCCGCGTTAGCGCCCGTAGACGGCCGCTCCGACGTCCACGCGGCGGCGTGCTCGTGGCAGGAGGTGCACGGCGCCGACGACTGGCGAGGGCTGGTGGAGCCTCTCCACCCGCTGCTCCGCGCCGAGCTCGTCCGGTACGGGGAGCTCGTCGCCGCCTGCTACCGCGCGTTCGATCTTGACCCGAGGTCGAAGCGATACCTCAACTGCAAGCACGGCAAGAAACAGATCCTGCGCGCGGTCGGCATGGCCGATGCCGGGTACGAGGTCACAAGGTACATCTACGCGGCCCCGGACGTGACCCTGCCAATGGGGATCTCCCGCCCCTGCAGCAAGAGCCGGTGGATCGGCTACGTGGCCGTCGCGTCGGACAAGGAGGCCAGGCGGCTTGGCCGGCGCGACATCCTCGTCTCCTTCCGCGGCACCGTGACATGCTCGGAATGGCTGGCTAATTTCATGAGCGCGCTGGCTCCGGCGCGGTTTGACCCGGCCGATCCGCGCCCCAACGTGAGGGTCGAGTCGGGCTTCCTCTCCCTCTACACATCCGACAACGACGCCGGGAAATTCACCTCGGGAAGCTGCCGCAACCAGCTCCTCTCCGAGATATCGCGCCTCATCGCCGATCACAAGCACGAGGACATCAGCATAACCCTCGCCGGCCACAGCATGGGGAGCTCCCTCGCACTCCTACTCGGCTACGACCTCGCCGAACTCGGCATGAaccgtggcggccacggcggtGCAATAATCCCCATCACCGTCTTCTCCTTCGGCGGCCCGCGCGTGGGCAACCTTGAGTTCAAGCACCGTTGCGACGAGCTCGGCGTCAAGGTGCTACGGGTGGCGAACGCGAACGACCCGGTGACCAAGATGCCCGGTATCCTCTTCAACGAGGCTGCTAGGGTTCTGGGAGGACGATACGAGATGCCATGGAGCAAGGCCTGCTACGCGCACgtcggcgtcgaggtcgcccTCGACTTCTTCAAGGCTGGCGACGTAGCTTGCGTACACGATCTGGAGGTATATATCAACCAGCTCCTAAATTTCCCTaaggacgccgccgtcgccactgCTTCCCCGGCGAAAAGGGGAGAAGATGAGATGATGAGTGGTATGCTTGAATCTGTGTTTGAGTCGTGGAGATGGAAAATTGCGGTGATTCGTACCGGCGAGTGGCTGCGCATGCTGGGAATTTGA